Proteins from a genomic interval of Spea bombifrons isolate aSpeBom1 chromosome 4, aSpeBom1.2.pri, whole genome shotgun sequence:
- the NUDT5 gene encoding ADP-sugar pyrophosphatase — translation MENQASEECSANGKNTIIKEETLVKGKWVQLQETTYADHDGKTRTWETVKRTTRATCNAADGVAIIPVLQRTLHYECIVLVKQFRPPLGCHCLEFPAGLIDENETAQQAALRELEEETGYKGEVMECSPVACLDPGLSNCTTHIVTVHINGDDPANNKPKPKLADGGMSYYYFNIYI, via the exons ATGGAAAACCAGGCTTCAGAAGAATGTTCAGCCAATGGCAAGAACACCATTATAAAAGAGGAG ACACTTGTGAAAGGAAAGTGGGTGCAGCTCCAGGAAACTACATATGCGGATCATGATGGAAAGACCAG AACTTGGGAAACAGTAAAACGTACAACACGGGCCACATGTAATGCAGCTGatg GTGTAGCAATAATACCTGTTCTACAGAGGACTCTTCACTATGAATGTATTGTGCTTGTTAAGCAGTTCCGACCACCTTTGGGCTGTCACTGCTTGGAGTTCCCTGCAG GACTTATTGATGAAAATGAAACTGCTCAGCAAGCAGCTCTGCGGGAGCTGGAGGAGGAGACCGGCTATAAGGGAGAAGTCATGGAGTGCTCTCCAG TGGCTTGTCTGGATCCTGGATTGTCAAATTGCACAACACACATAGTAACCGTGCACATAAATGGTGACGATCCTGCCAACAACAAGCCTAAACCAAAGCTCG